Proteins from a single region of Megalopta genalis isolate 19385.01 chromosome 3, iyMegGena1_principal, whole genome shotgun sequence:
- the Cep97 gene encoding centrosomal protein 97kDa isoform X2, protein MASTESSACETLDLSGQGLKKLSRCPSDADISTLILDDNELQRLDNLDSYHRITKLSIVRNQLLRMYGVSKLHNLVTLNLANNGILTIEGIKDMINLQTLCLAGNNIKSIEHLHTNTKLEHLDLSENSISHISDISYLKNLKELFLHNNRIITLRQCERYLPTSLETFTLANNNITDLNEMSHLANLKNLIHFSIANNPCVSMAGNSIGFDYRPFVINWCMSLISIDGYPVDPIESLKAEWLYSQGRGRQFRVGEHALLAQYLASVCPLSGESLENETDRKLRLILSKAQHHQQQLNQQSDTGSVHSLSSVGMSPSPATRRRLSHIRTSSPRRAIAPMLTYYEDKCLQSPKFYEAKYCVCHSPCKDRMITSCHTDAMVSSCHTLLNEEHETLMTQSLDPNMLCGTLNNKLSSNPVASIEETSSPLQAATKLVPVPESLMSPDFRPPSGLSRVLAKTPPSKLTSPCQITMPSKPMTDGDGKAIPIINTVNPMAKTNLSAIKANALVKSNSATNCNIGKPSIAKPIVTNPSNKCPHSVKINNYVQSKTLPGRRSTKNSPNLGRSIQRPKSANDKLKSSLIKKSGDGDAGNATQSSDEDSEVCQAKLDSIRNRAIQRRQEDSNKDQDEAEKAAICIQRMWRGYHTRNLNKKATNVLKTIEMMRTVKYIEKLSTDMEATRTALESEHKLQLLQMQAINALWKKVVSLQPTTNRESANNENENLAQNVDVVTNLAQTCNLLHTQVQQLQDSMSEIKRCMSNMQTKQNLIDNAVATQTEISAVHTPAGEENTFPYTRPHRPQTLPIHQTIHEGNENKSFASNLIDSVLKKVSQSTDTTDDEVNTDILNSNENPELMNSNEHAEMFKSCEEIGDPEFKDVACIDGTKEYDVIDNTVINGEVCEETLCKELHNLIETEITSENGQNLDKEESPEEFEIEQA, encoded by the exons ATGGCTTCGACGG AATCCTCGGcctgcgagacacttgatttaagcGGTCAGGGACTTAAAAAACTCTCCCGTTGTCCGTCGGATGCAGATATCAGTACATTGATCTTAGACGACAATGAGCTCCAGCGTCTGGATAATCTTGATTCTTATCATAGAATTACGAAG CTTTCAATTGTAAGAAACCAATTATTACGGATGTATGGTGTATCAAAGTTACATAATCTTGTAACTTTGAATTTAGCAAATAATGGTATCTTAACCATAGAAGGAATAAAGGATATGATAAATTTACAAACTCTCTGCTTAGCTGGCAACAATATAAAG TCTATTGAACATTTACACACAAATACCAAATTGGAACATCTAGATTTGTCTGAGAACAGTATCAGCCACATCTCAGACAtttcatatttaaaaaatttaaag GAACTTTTCTTGCATAACAATCGCATCATAACATTGCGGCAATGTGAACGCTATTTACCTACTTCGTTAGAAACGTTTACATTGGCAAATAACAACATTACTGATTTAAATGAAATGTCACATTTAGCTAATCTAAAAAACTTGATCCATTTCTCAATTGCCAATAATCCATGTGTCAGTATGGCAGGTAATAGTAT TGGGTTTGACTATCGTCCTTTTGTTATCAATTGGTGTATGAGCTTAATATCAATTGATGGCTATCCTGTTGATCCTATCGAAAG TTTAAAGGCAGAGTGGCTATATTCTCAGGGACGCGGTAGACAATTCCGTGTTGGTGAACATGCACTGCTTGCTCAATACTTAGCATCTGTCTGCCCTCTCTCTGGTGAATCCCTAGAAAACGAGACCGACAGGAAGCTTAGGCTGATTTTGAGtaaagcacaacatcatcagcAGCAATTAAATCAACAAAGCGACACTGGAAGTGTGCACAGCTTGAGTAGCGTCGGAATGAGTCCTTCTCCAGCCACTAGGCGTAGACTTAGTCATATCAGGACAAGTTCTCCTAGACGTGCCA TTGCGCCAATGTTGACATACTATGAAGATAAATGCTTACAGTCACCAAAATTTTACGAAGCAAAGTACTGTGTGTGCCATTCACCTTGTAAAG ACAGAATGATAACTAGTTGCCATACTGATGCCATGGTTTCTTCATGCCATACTCTTTTAAACGAAGAACATGAAACATTAATGACACAAAGTTTGGATCCGAACATGCTATGTGGCACATTAAATAATAAGTTATCGAGTAATCCTGTTGCAAGTATTGAAG AAACATCTAGTCCTTTGCAGGCTGCGACAAAATTGGTGCCTGTTCCAGAATCTCTTATGAGCCCAGACTTTCGCCCACCGTCTGGTCTTTCTCGTGTGTTAGCGAAAACACCACCAAGTAAATTAACATCACCGTGCCAAATTACGATGCCCAGTAAACCCATGACCGATGGAGATGGCAAGGCCATTCCcataataaatacagtaaacCCAATGGCGAAAACGAATCTCAGCGCTATAAAAGCGAATGCGCTTGTAAAAAGTAACTCTGCAACCAATTGTAATATTGGGAAACCAAGTATCGCTAAGCCTATTGTTACGAATCCTAGTAATAAATGCCCGCATAGtgtgaaaattaataattatgtcCAAAGTAAAACGTTACCAGGAAGACGAAGTACAAAGAATTCACCAAATCTAGGCAGAAGCATACAAAGGCCCAAAAGCGCAAATGATAAACTTAAAAGTAGTTTAATTAAGAAAAGCGGAGATGGAGACGCAGGTAATGCTACTCAGAGTAGCGACGAGGATAGCGAAGTATGCCAAGCAAAATTGGACAGTATTCGCAACAGGGCAATCCAAAGAAGACAAGAAGATAGTAACAAAG ATCAAGATGAAGCTGAAAAAGCAGCAATATGCATCCAAAGGATGTGGAGAGGCTACCATACTAGGAATCTTAATAAAAAGGCAACTAATGTTCTGAAGACTATTGAAATGATGAGGACTGTCAAATATATTGA GAAACTTTCTACCGACATGGAGGCTACTAGAACAGCTTTAGAAAGCGAGCATAAGTTACAGTTATTACAAATGCAAGCGATTAATGCATTATGGAAAAAAGTTGTTAGTCTGCAGCCTACTACTAATCGAGAGTCTGCGAATAATGAAAACGAAAACCTTGCACAAAATGTAGACGTTGTAACCAATTTAGCGCAGACATGTAATTTATTACATACTCAG GTTCAACAATTACAAGATTCCATGTCAGAAATAAAACGATGCATGTCGAacatgcaaacgaaacaaaatcTGATTGATAACGCTGTCGCAACGCAAACTGAAATTTCTGCTGTTCATACACCAGCAGGCGAGGAAAACACATTTCCTTATACACGACCGCATAGACCACAGACATTGCCAATCCATCAAACGATTCATGAAGGCAATGAGAACAAAAGTTTTGCGTCTAATCTTATCGACAGTGTACTGAAGAAGGTCTCTCAGTCCACCGACACGACAGACGACGAAGTTAATACCGATATATTAAATTCTAATGAGAATCCTGAACTAATGAATTCAAACGAACACGCAGAAATGTTTAAAAGCTGTGAAGAAATTGGGGATCCTGAGTTTAAAGATGTAGCGTGTATCGACGGGACAAAAGAATACGATGTAATCGATAATACTGTCATAAATGGCGAGGTTTGCGAGGAAACCTTGTGTAAAGAGTTGCACAATTTAATCGAGACAGAAATCACGTCGGAAAATGGCCAAAATCTCGATAAAGAGGAGAGCCCTGAAGAATTTGAAATAGAACAAGCTTAA
- the Cep97 gene encoding centrosomal protein 97kDa isoform X5 has translation MASTESSACETLDLSGQGLKKLSRCPSDADISTLILDDNELQRLDNLDSYHRITKLSIVRNQLLRMYGVSKLHNLVTLNLANNGILTIEGIKDMINLQTLCLAGNNIKSIEHLHTNTKLEHLDLSENSISHISDISYLKNLKELFLHNNRIITLRQCERYLPTSLETFTLANNNITDLNEMSHLANLKNLIHFSIANNPCVSMAGNSTSRNSLRIRSPDRMITSCHTDAMVSSCHTLLNEEHETLMTQSLDPNMLCGTLNNKLSSNPVASIEETSSPLQAATKLVPVPESLMSPDFRPPSGLSRVLAKTPPSKLTSPCQITMPSKPMTDGDGKAIPIINTVNPMAKTNLSAIKANALVKSNSATNCNIGKPSIAKPIVTNPSNKCPHSVKINNYVQSKTLPGRRSTKNSPNLGRSIQRPKSANDKLKSSLIKKSGDGDAGNATQSSDEDSEVCQAKLDSIRNRAIQRRQEDSNKDQDEAEKAAICIQRMWRGYHTRNLNKKATNVLKTIEMMRTVKYIEKLSTDMEATRTALESEHKLQLLQMQAINALWKKVVSLQPTTNRESANNENENLAQNVDVVTNLAQTCNLLHTQVQQLQDSMSEIKRCMSNMQTKQNLIDNAVATQTEISAVHTPAGEENTFPYTRPHRPQTLPIHQTIHEGNENKSFASNLIDSVLKKVSQSTDTTDDEVNTDILNSNENPELMNSNEHAEMFKSCEEIGDPEFKDVACIDGTKEYDVIDNTVINGEVCEETLCKELHNLIETEITSENGQNLDKEESPEEFEIEQA, from the exons ATGGCTTCGACGG AATCCTCGGcctgcgagacacttgatttaagcGGTCAGGGACTTAAAAAACTCTCCCGTTGTCCGTCGGATGCAGATATCAGTACATTGATCTTAGACGACAATGAGCTCCAGCGTCTGGATAATCTTGATTCTTATCATAGAATTACGAAG CTTTCAATTGTAAGAAACCAATTATTACGGATGTATGGTGTATCAAAGTTACATAATCTTGTAACTTTGAATTTAGCAAATAATGGTATCTTAACCATAGAAGGAATAAAGGATATGATAAATTTACAAACTCTCTGCTTAGCTGGCAACAATATAAAG TCTATTGAACATTTACACACAAATACCAAATTGGAACATCTAGATTTGTCTGAGAACAGTATCAGCCACATCTCAGACAtttcatatttaaaaaatttaaag GAACTTTTCTTGCATAACAATCGCATCATAACATTGCGGCAATGTGAACGCTATTTACCTACTTCGTTAGAAACGTTTACATTGGCAAATAACAACATTACTGATTTAAATGAAATGTCACATTTAGCTAATCTAAAAAACTTGATCCATTTCTCAATTGCCAATAATCCATGTGTCAGTATGGCAGGTAATA GTACATCGAGAAATTCATTAAGAATACGATCTCCAGACAGAATGATAACTAGTTGCCATACTGATGCCATGGTTTCTTCATGCCATACTCTTTTAAACGAAGAACATGAAACATTAATGACACAAAGTTTGGATCCGAACATGCTATGTGGCACATTAAATAATAAGTTATCGAGTAATCCTGTTGCAAGTATTGAAG AAACATCTAGTCCTTTGCAGGCTGCGACAAAATTGGTGCCTGTTCCAGAATCTCTTATGAGCCCAGACTTTCGCCCACCGTCTGGTCTTTCTCGTGTGTTAGCGAAAACACCACCAAGTAAATTAACATCACCGTGCCAAATTACGATGCCCAGTAAACCCATGACCGATGGAGATGGCAAGGCCATTCCcataataaatacagtaaacCCAATGGCGAAAACGAATCTCAGCGCTATAAAAGCGAATGCGCTTGTAAAAAGTAACTCTGCAACCAATTGTAATATTGGGAAACCAAGTATCGCTAAGCCTATTGTTACGAATCCTAGTAATAAATGCCCGCATAGtgtgaaaattaataattatgtcCAAAGTAAAACGTTACCAGGAAGACGAAGTACAAAGAATTCACCAAATCTAGGCAGAAGCATACAAAGGCCCAAAAGCGCAAATGATAAACTTAAAAGTAGTTTAATTAAGAAAAGCGGAGATGGAGACGCAGGTAATGCTACTCAGAGTAGCGACGAGGATAGCGAAGTATGCCAAGCAAAATTGGACAGTATTCGCAACAGGGCAATCCAAAGAAGACAAGAAGATAGTAACAAAG ATCAAGATGAAGCTGAAAAAGCAGCAATATGCATCCAAAGGATGTGGAGAGGCTACCATACTAGGAATCTTAATAAAAAGGCAACTAATGTTCTGAAGACTATTGAAATGATGAGGACTGTCAAATATATTGA GAAACTTTCTACCGACATGGAGGCTACTAGAACAGCTTTAGAAAGCGAGCATAAGTTACAGTTATTACAAATGCAAGCGATTAATGCATTATGGAAAAAAGTTGTTAGTCTGCAGCCTACTACTAATCGAGAGTCTGCGAATAATGAAAACGAAAACCTTGCACAAAATGTAGACGTTGTAACCAATTTAGCGCAGACATGTAATTTATTACATACTCAG GTTCAACAATTACAAGATTCCATGTCAGAAATAAAACGATGCATGTCGAacatgcaaacgaaacaaaatcTGATTGATAACGCTGTCGCAACGCAAACTGAAATTTCTGCTGTTCATACACCAGCAGGCGAGGAAAACACATTTCCTTATACACGACCGCATAGACCACAGACATTGCCAATCCATCAAACGATTCATGAAGGCAATGAGAACAAAAGTTTTGCGTCTAATCTTATCGACAGTGTACTGAAGAAGGTCTCTCAGTCCACCGACACGACAGACGACGAAGTTAATACCGATATATTAAATTCTAATGAGAATCCTGAACTAATGAATTCAAACGAACACGCAGAAATGTTTAAAAGCTGTGAAGAAATTGGGGATCCTGAGTTTAAAGATGTAGCGTGTATCGACGGGACAAAAGAATACGATGTAATCGATAATACTGTCATAAATGGCGAGGTTTGCGAGGAAACCTTGTGTAAAGAGTTGCACAATTTAATCGAGACAGAAATCACGTCGGAAAATGGCCAAAATCTCGATAAAGAGGAGAGCCCTGAAGAATTTGAAATAGAACAAGCTTAA